In the Rhodobacteraceae bacterium M382 genome, one interval contains:
- a CDS encoding LysR family transcriptional regulator, whose amino-acid sequence MKLLRNTLLETFVSVVECGGFTDAQYALGVTQSAISIRIRDLEAALGYRVCERGRAGFRLTERGEIAYQKARDILRSARDFDAELLELRDVITGDLRIGIIDATSTLPGIGLVTAIREFLSRPNDVRLEVLIASPTDLTQGLISGDLHVAIAPFRNLVSELSYTELCTEEHRLYCSASHPLFDRPDPEINLDILASYPQCQRAYDLAVPPELGSPEPKAVVANMEAMAMLIETGHYLGALPTHFAKTWVQKGVFREFGNESLVRTSAFYLATRHSQLHRRAVELFVQDVTRQLRRLA is encoded by the coding sequence TTGAAACTGTTAAGAAACACGTTGCTCGAAACCTTTGTGAGTGTGGTGGAATGTGGCGGGTTCACTGACGCCCAATATGCTTTGGGTGTAACCCAATCCGCGATCAGCATTCGTATCCGCGATCTGGAAGCTGCGCTGGGGTATCGTGTGTGCGAACGGGGGCGCGCGGGGTTTCGCCTGACCGAACGGGGTGAAATAGCCTATCAGAAAGCACGGGACATCCTGCGCAGTGCCCGGGATTTTGACGCAGAACTTCTCGAACTGCGCGATGTCATAACCGGAGACCTGAGAATTGGTATCATTGATGCGACCAGCACTTTGCCCGGAATTGGTTTGGTCACGGCCATACGGGAATTCCTGTCCCGGCCAAACGACGTACGGCTCGAAGTTCTGATTGCATCACCAACTGACCTGACACAGGGGTTGATATCCGGTGATCTGCACGTCGCGATCGCGCCGTTTCGCAACCTGGTTTCCGAATTGAGCTATACTGAACTATGCACCGAAGAGCACCGGCTCTATTGCAGTGCGTCACACCCTTTGTTCGACAGACCCGACCCAGAAATCAACTTGGATATTCTGGCATCCTATCCACAGTGCCAACGCGCCTACGATCTGGCTGTGCCCCCCGAACTCGGATCGCCTGAGCCCAAAGCCGTCGTGGCCAACATGGAGGCTATGGCGATGTTGATCGAAACGGGTCACTACCTTGGAGCCCTGCCAACCCATTTTGCCAAAACATGGGTTCAAAAGGGTGTCTTCCGTGAATTTGGAAACGAGTCCTTGGTCCGAACGTCGGCCTTTTATCTCGCAACGCGGCATTCGCAGCTTCATCGCCGCGCGGTTGAGCTTTTTGTTCAAGACGTAACTCGGCAACTTCGCCGTTTGGCCTAG